A stretch of the Pseudomonadota bacterium genome encodes the following:
- a CDS encoding class I SAM-dependent methyltransferase, which translates to MEAATEHPHKTMDRQDLFQPPGAQLRAELDTLIRDMYARNAYMTSWYGTVPYSTSLTQKLKNFLSYARRGFDSQIGRNNRGKDYEPLPGAGDDDRLPWYLYWEIAHVMQFGPRLAPGMKALDAGGTGSLFTSYLASKGVEVHSIDLNPDLVAIGNDIAQKMGFNMKSYSMDMTKIQFPAESFDHAYSICVFEHLELQQRHRALAEIHRILRPGGRLSITFDYRNPRPFLATRGMCTDQEHLILTQGDIERSFLSSGHFELEPGAPFHDNGKNYLVNSTCKDTPYTFGSVILRKR; encoded by the coding sequence ATGGAAGCTGCAACAGAACACCCGCACAAAACCATGGACCGCCAGGATCTGTTTCAGCCTCCCGGCGCGCAGCTGAGAGCCGAACTCGACACACTGATACGCGATATGTACGCCCGGAATGCGTACATGACGTCCTGGTACGGTACGGTTCCGTATTCCACCAGCCTCACTCAGAAGCTGAAAAATTTTCTGTCCTATGCCCGGCGCGGATTCGATTCCCAGATCGGCAGGAACAACCGGGGCAAGGATTATGAGCCACTACCCGGCGCCGGCGACGATGATCGGCTGCCCTGGTATTTGTACTGGGAAATTGCGCATGTCATGCAGTTTGGACCCCGGCTGGCGCCGGGAATGAAGGCCCTCGATGCCGGCGGGACGGGTTCATTGTTTACCTCATACCTGGCTTCCAAGGGCGTTGAAGTGCATTCCATCGATCTGAATCCGGATCTGGTTGCCATCGGCAATGACATCGCGCAGAAAATGGGATTCAACATGAAGTCCTATTCCATGGACATGACGAAAATCCAGTTTCCCGCCGAGAGTTTCGATCATGCCTACTCCATTTGCGTGTTTGAGCATTTGGAACTGCAGCAGCGGCACCGGGCGCTGGCGGAGATTCACCGGATTCTGCGCCCCGGCGGCAGATTATCCATTACCTTTGACTACCGGAATCCCCGGCCGTTTCTGGCAACCCGCGGCATGTGTACTGATCAGGAGCACCTCATCCTGACGCAAGGCGATATCGAGCGCAGTTTCTTGTCCAGCGGACATTTTGAGCTCGAGCCCGGAGCGCCGTTCCATGACAACGGTAAAAACTATCTGGTCAACTCCACCTGCAAGGACACTCCTTACACATTCGGGTCGGTCATACTCAGGAAACGCTGA
- a CDS encoding nucleotidyltransferase family protein, whose translation MTFEHGGFLPTHDEMMVLSACMLDPQAARDQWIKWRERHALSDLNVAQGRLLPLVYHNLLAAGYSEQEDMAALRKAYQTAAHRVDALWQCAVPAFKALQDAGVPPLLLKGMALGQLCYPDRHTRTMADIDIIVPFDQAEQAMAALRKAGWVSDEPLESWSRRNFHACTFRNADNRQLDLHWHLYLGARDDDDKILWERAQPLNTDIGEVLTLSESDHLFHCCIHGYAWSPLHPMRWIVDAHMLYRHAQGRIDWQYMVEQAKERRKALRLRKALEVLQEIEVLAVPARVMQELGSAPIARWEQAEHDFITTAAPAHPSEGHKKMRLLKMAWFKHRRYHRGQSLAACLWTFPAMLSKEMCLGNVWLLPWAFIRLTGRILRPKAT comes from the coding sequence ATGACGTTTGAACACGGCGGCTTTTTGCCGACACACGACGAAATGATGGTTCTCAGCGCATGCATGCTGGATCCGCAAGCGGCACGGGATCAATGGATCAAGTGGCGCGAGCGCCATGCCCTGTCCGATCTGAATGTTGCCCAGGGGAGATTACTACCGCTCGTCTACCATAATCTGCTGGCCGCCGGCTATTCGGAGCAGGAGGATATGGCGGCCCTCAGGAAGGCCTACCAGACGGCAGCGCATCGCGTCGATGCCTTGTGGCAGTGTGCGGTACCGGCGTTCAAGGCACTGCAGGACGCCGGCGTTCCCCCGCTGTTATTGAAAGGGATGGCGCTGGGCCAGCTCTGCTACCCCGATCGCCATACACGCACGATGGCGGATATCGATATCATCGTCCCGTTCGATCAGGCCGAACAGGCGATGGCGGCGCTGCGGAAAGCAGGTTGGGTCAGTGACGAACCCCTGGAAAGCTGGAGTCGCCGCAACTTTCATGCCTGCACCTTCCGCAACGCGGATAACCGGCAGCTGGATCTGCACTGGCATCTGTATCTGGGCGCCAGAGACGATGATGACAAGATCCTCTGGGAGCGTGCCCAGCCACTGAACACGGATATCGGGGAGGTGCTGACGCTTTCCGAATCCGATCATCTGTTTCATTGCTGTATTCACGGCTATGCCTGGAGCCCGTTGCATCCCATGCGCTGGATCGTGGATGCACATATGCTGTATCGCCATGCCCAGGGACGCATCGACTGGCAATACATGGTGGAGCAGGCCAAGGAACGGCGCAAGGCACTGCGCCTGCGCAAGGCGCTGGAGGTGCTGCAGGAGATCGAGGTCCTTGCCGTCCCCGCCAGGGTGATGCAGGAACTGGGCAGCGCCCCCATTGCCCGCTGGGAACAGGCCGAGCACGATTTCATCACCACGGCGGCGCCGGCACACCCGAGCGAGGGGCATAAAAAGATGCGCCTGCTCAAGATGGCGTGGTTCAAGCACCGCCGCTATCACAGGGGGCAATCGCTGGCGGCATGTCTCTGGACCTTCCCGGCGATGCTCAGCAAGGAAATGTGTCTGGGTAATGTATGGCTGCTGCCCTGGGCATTCATCAGGCTGACTGGACGTATCCTGCGCCCCAAGGCTACCTAG
- a CDS encoding glycosyltransferase family 25 protein, which produces MHASEVAQLPVFVINLDADAARRAEMEQTLGTLGIAWQRIAGVDGSKLSPEARAELNRRARLRQLTPGEIGCLESHVRIWRLIAAGKHAAAVVLEDDVLLAPAVVSLVQDAGWLPSDDCIVRLEASPMRVVLGPREASVDGHGLYRLRSFQYGSGAYVVTQTRARALLAAYLMRVDSADGFMFRFPKDNHVYQLLPGVCMQKVWQADHAAARTGLTVTQLEAQRLAADRRSWFDPPAALRRLRWKIVAVGAIAWDVIRGYHYRVPDYWDNGNDV; this is translated from the coding sequence ATGCATGCGTCCGAAGTTGCACAACTGCCCGTGTTCGTCATCAATCTGGATGCCGACGCGGCACGCCGCGCCGAGATGGAACAGACACTCGGCACACTGGGCATCGCATGGCAGCGGATTGCCGGGGTTGACGGCAGCAAACTGTCTCCGGAAGCGCGCGCCGAGCTGAACCGTCGCGCCCGCCTGCGGCAGCTGACGCCCGGCGAGATCGGTTGCCTGGAGAGTCATGTCCGCATCTGGCGGCTGATTGCAGCAGGCAAACACGCGGCTGCCGTGGTCCTGGAAGACGATGTGCTGCTGGCCCCGGCCGTCGTGTCATTGGTGCAGGATGCAGGCTGGCTTCCCAGTGACGATTGCATCGTGCGCCTGGAAGCGTCGCCCATGCGGGTCGTGCTGGGTCCGCGGGAAGCATCGGTAGACGGCCACGGCCTGTATCGACTGCGCTCGTTCCAGTACGGCAGCGGTGCATATGTCGTCACGCAGACGCGCGCACGCGCCCTGCTTGCGGCATACCTCATGCGGGTGGATTCCGCGGATGGCTTCATGTTCCGATTCCCGAAAGACAATCACGTGTATCAGCTGCTGCCAGGTGTCTGCATGCAGAAAGTCTGGCAGGCCGATCATGCAGCTGCGCGCACCGGGCTCACCGTGACCCAACTGGAAGCGCAGCGCCTGGCAGCGGATCGCAGGAGCTGGTTCGACCCACCCGCCGCCCTGCGCCGTCTTAGATGGAAAATTGTTGCGGTAGGCGCGATCGCGTGGGATGTGATCAGGGGTTATCACTACCGGGTGCCTGACTATTGGGATAACGGCAATGACGTTTGA
- a CDS encoding VPLPA-CTERM sorting domain-containing protein, translated as MNNHKPVSNAPFKTTILSVAVSLALGTAAVTTAASVQAAVLSATWTGLHTLLDPNGFALANVSLPYYYDPTWGYGFRTQVTGTMLYDTATGNGIMSIAPFQWGAGDPLTPMIFHTMSLQRIGDGNGGAGPLLDVNTLWDWNGNSNTAAELILDASGFFAAIAGGASIGQLIDQGSVAASGALPASNEIRKGVFPIGSVPIATTTYDSAFPLTGDAVGGVPMSGGVFPQFNHNLDITSLTIVDVTELPLPAAAWLFGSGLLALAGTARRKKCATVAAAWNHEIGTST; from the coding sequence ATGAATAATCACAAACCCGTGAGTAACGCCCCATTCAAGACAACAATCCTGAGCGTTGCCGTCTCGCTGGCACTGGGGACTGCCGCCGTCACGACCGCTGCTTCCGTGCAGGCGGCAGTGCTCTCCGCCACGTGGACGGGCCTGCATACCCTGCTGGATCCCAATGGCTTCGCCTTGGCAAACGTGAGCCTGCCCTATTATTACGATCCCACCTGGGGGTATGGATTTCGAACCCAGGTCACCGGCACGATGTTGTACGACACCGCAACGGGTAACGGGATCATGAGTATCGCGCCCTTCCAGTGGGGCGCCGGCGATCCGTTAACACCCATGATCTTTCATACCATGTCGCTGCAGCGGATCGGCGATGGCAATGGAGGGGCCGGACCACTGCTCGATGTCAACACGCTGTGGGACTGGAACGGTAACAGCAATACCGCTGCGGAACTGATCCTGGATGCCTCCGGCTTCTTCGCTGCGATTGCGGGAGGCGCCAGTATCGGACAGCTCATCGACCAGGGCAGCGTGGCCGCGAGCGGCGCCCTGCCTGCCTCCAACGAGATCCGCAAGGGGGTGTTCCCGATCGGTTCCGTACCCATCGCAACCACGACCTATGACAGCGCGTTTCCCCTGACCGGTGATGCCGTCGGTGGTGTCCCGATGAGTGGCGGCGTCTTCCCGCAGTTCAACCACAATCTCGATATCACGTCGCTGACCATCGTGGACGTCACAGAGCTGCCGCTGCCCGCAGCCGCGTGGCTGTTCGGTTCGGGTTTACTGGCGCTGGCCGGGACGGCCAGGCGCAAAAAATGCGCCACGGTCGCGGCCGCGTGGAATCATGAGATAGGTACTAGCACCTAA
- a CDS encoding glycosyltransferase family 4 protein, producing the protein MRIALIQDDIFLPSFGGGTKANRCLLEGLAQHGHECHAFARALTRSSDGPRTVAEFAAEMAGRGTAFREREPGVFAYRNAGVEVEALDLADADAQRDYLARRLRVLDPDWIFVTDDKRRIMLQAAMAAAPTRVILLLQTIIQLPFGPLAVERNADYARLVGATRAIIVISRFMQDYIRVHGGLDATLLPLPVYGPGPFPDLGSFEHGYVTMINPCALKGVSIFMGLARALPDIPFAAVPTWGADAALLEQLRELPNVTLLAPSNDIEDILGRTRVLLAPSLWPETFGYVVPEAMLRGIPVLASNVGGLPEAKLGVDYVLPVVPGQFRPDGFVAPPQDLAPWEQALRGLLADADTYRRCARESRQAAQAFVSTVSVTPFETLLDRLAEVR; encoded by the coding sequence ATGCGTATCGCGCTCATCCAGGACGATATCTTCCTGCCGTCATTCGGCGGCGGCACCAAGGCCAACCGCTGCCTGCTCGAGGGGCTGGCGCAGCATGGCCACGAATGCCATGCCTTCGCGCGGGCCCTGACCCGTTCCAGCGACGGTCCGCGGACGGTGGCGGAGTTCGCCGCGGAGATGGCGGGGCGTGGCACCGCCTTCCGGGAGCGCGAGCCCGGGGTGTTCGCCTACCGCAACGCCGGGGTCGAGGTCGAGGCGCTCGACCTGGCCGATGCGGATGCGCAGCGCGACTACCTGGCGCGGCGGTTGCGGGTACTGGACCCGGACTGGATCTTCGTGACCGATGACAAGCGGCGCATCATGCTGCAGGCGGCCATGGCCGCCGCCCCGACGCGCGTGATCCTGTTGCTGCAGACGATCATCCAGCTGCCATTCGGGCCGCTGGCGGTCGAGCGCAACGCGGATTATGCGCGGCTGGTCGGAGCGACGCGCGCGATCATCGTGATCAGCCGCTTCATGCAGGACTATATCCGCGTGCATGGCGGGCTGGACGCCACGCTGCTGCCGTTGCCGGTCTACGGACCGGGGCCGTTTCCCGACCTCGGCAGCTTCGAGCACGGTTACGTGACGATGATCAATCCCTGCGCGCTCAAGGGCGTGAGTATCTTCATGGGGCTGGCGCGGGCCTTGCCCGACATCCCGTTCGCGGCCGTGCCGACCTGGGGGGCGGATGCGGCACTGCTCGAACAGTTGCGTGAATTACCCAATGTCACGCTGCTGGCGCCCTCGAACGACATCGAGGATATCCTGGGACGGACCCGCGTCTTGCTGGCACCCTCGTTGTGGCCGGAGACGTTCGGCTACGTGGTGCCCGAGGCGATGCTGCGAGGCATCCCGGTGCTGGCCAGCAACGTGGGCGGACTTCCGGAGGCGAAACTGGGTGTCGACTATGTCCTGCCGGTGGTCCCGGGTCAGTTCCGCCCGGACGGCTTTGTCGCCCCGCCGCAGGACCTGGCGCCGTGGGAGCAGGCGCTGCGCGGTTTGCTGGCGGATGCGGACACCTACCGGCGGTGTGCGCGGGAGTCACGGCAGGCGGCGCAGGCGTTTGTCTCGACCGTGTCGGTGACGCCGTTCGAAACCCTGCTGGACCGGCTCGCGGAGGTGCGCTGA
- a CDS encoding class I SAM-dependent methyltransferase, with translation MEENSTRPKIHPEFQRYIDQQPYSVVLDGLRFTIDKDVFPPDMGQCSLNLARIAQAYPARTALDMGCGSGYLALAMKRSGIPEVWAADIHAPAIECARRNVALNAALGPVHVVHSDLFEQIPAAVKFDLVVFNQPFGPGQGDTVCGCGPDGGYRITERFLHQARDRVNPDAALIMAFSDREPVEHSPDRVASALGYPVRTIFHAYYGNANNYIFEIRLPQRPASAG, from the coding sequence ATGGAAGAGAACAGCACCAGGCCGAAAATCCACCCGGAGTTCCAGCGCTACATCGACCAGCAGCCGTACTCGGTTGTGCTGGACGGGCTGCGATTCACCATCGACAAGGACGTGTTCCCGCCCGATATGGGCCAGTGCTCGCTCAACCTGGCCAGGATCGCGCAGGCATACCCGGCACGGACCGCGCTCGACATGGGGTGCGGTTCCGGCTATCTCGCGCTGGCCATGAAGCGCAGCGGGATACCCGAGGTGTGGGCCGCGGACATCCATGCCCCGGCCATCGAGTGCGCGCGCCGCAATGTCGCGCTCAATGCCGCGCTCGGGCCCGTGCACGTGGTGCACAGCGACCTGTTCGAGCAGATCCCGGCGGCGGTGAAATTCGACCTGGTGGTATTCAATCAACCGTTCGGGCCCGGGCAGGGCGATACGGTCTGCGGTTGCGGGCCGGACGGCGGATACCGCATCACCGAGCGCTTCCTGCATCAGGCGCGCGACCGGGTGAACCCGGATGCCGCGCTCATCATGGCGTTCTCCGACCGTGAGCCGGTCGAACACAGCCCGGACCGGGTGGCGAGCGCGCTCGGGTACCCGGTGCGGACGATATTCCACGCCTACTACGGCAATGCGAACAACTACATCTTCGAGATCCGGCTGCCCCAGCGGCCTGCCTCAGCCGGCTGA
- a CDS encoding glycosyltransferase: protein MAEPTLRPGETDAPAAPTISAIMPVYNAADYLRRSLPPLLAMLHTREIHELLVVDDGSTDTTARLAADLGAEVIPSGGQLGPAAARNCAAARATGTIFWFVDADIAVDRNAPQQLAAGFTDPGVVAVFGAYDDHPPAQNFLSQYKNLVHHYYHNRAPREASTFWSGIGAVRSSAFAAVGGFNAAMRCVEDIELGYRLRDAGGRILLLPQLQGTHLKAWHLLQLLRTEICCRALPWSRLLLTRTGARDDLNVALDERVRAGIAGLALILLGAAAANLLSWWTVPVAGLALAAANRPLFGFFRRRKGALFALRAVLFHQLYYLYSSAAFVWSWIEVRLLQRHRAPSAG, encoded by the coding sequence ATGGCGGAACCGACACTACGGCCCGGGGAGACTGACGCGCCAGCCGCGCCGACGATCAGCGCGATCATGCCGGTGTACAATGCGGCCGACTATCTCCGGCGGAGCCTGCCGCCACTGCTGGCAATGCTGCACACGCGGGAAATCCACGAACTCTTGGTGGTCGACGATGGCTCGACCGACACCACGGCCAGGCTCGCAGCGGATCTGGGTGCAGAGGTCATCCCGTCCGGCGGCCAGCTCGGCCCCGCCGCGGCACGCAACTGCGCCGCCGCCCGCGCGACCGGGACCATCTTCTGGTTCGTCGATGCGGATATCGCGGTCGACCGCAACGCCCCGCAACAGCTCGCCGCGGGCTTCACGGATCCCGGCGTCGTCGCGGTCTTCGGCGCCTACGATGACCATCCCCCGGCACAGAATTTCCTGTCACAGTACAAGAACCTCGTACACCACTACTATCACAACCGCGCGCCGCGCGAGGCCTCGACCTTCTGGTCGGGTATCGGCGCGGTGCGCAGCAGCGCCTTCGCGGCCGTGGGCGGCTTCAACGCCGCCATGCGCTGTGTGGAAGACATCGAGCTCGGCTACCGCCTGCGCGACGCCGGGGGACGTATCCTGCTACTGCCGCAACTGCAAGGCACCCACCTCAAGGCGTGGCACCTGCTGCAACTGCTGCGCACGGAGATCTGCTGCCGCGCCCTGCCCTGGTCGCGCCTGCTGCTGACGCGCACGGGCGCGCGTGACGATCTGAACGTAGCCCTGGACGAACGCGTGCGCGCCGGCATCGCGGGACTGGCGCTCATCCTGCTGGGAGCGGCCGCCGCAAACCTGCTGTCGTGGTGGACTGTGCCCGTCGCGGGCCTGGCCCTGGCCGCTGCTAACCGGCCGCTGTTCGGTTTTTTCCGGCGGCGCAAGGGCGCGCTGTTCGCGCTGCGGGCCGTGCTGTTTCACCAGCTCTACTACCTCTACAGCAGCGCCGCCTTTGTCTGGAGCTGGATCGAGGTCAGGCTGTTGCAGCGGCACCGGGCGCCGTCAGCCGGCTGA
- a CDS encoding FAD-dependent oxidoreductase: MSDNNKHVIILGAGPAGLATGHEVSAHGGRVTVLERNDFVGGLCRTVHVDGYRFDLGGHRWFTKNEALNDWFRRLLEGELVDVERISRIYYDGKYFFYPIRFGDLLRKTGPLTILHAGFAFLWAVFQQAVLPKPVVNMQQAYCAQFGSKLYEMFFRQYTEKVWGRPCEELSSDWVSQRSKGLSIWSVVREALVGNKEQLTSLIDEFMYPRYGYMRVPERMAEDITARGGEIHLQSTVTRVIYHGPNDVEVRYRRDDGEHSIRGTDVVSTIPLGVLARILEPECNQHVAAVAGSLEFRDLITVNLKLRRRQVSRDTWLYIQDADILFGRMHEPKNWSRDMVPDDDHTSLVLECFCSKGDGIWNMSDDEIQERCVRDLVDKLKFINDDEVEGANIIRTRETYPIYDLEYADKIATINAYLKRFTGVHIVGRGGTFRYNNSDHSIEMGLLLGQRLLGHKVDHLAVNTERNYHEIKSGEEPARDSYGNSATAHQRTGSDAR; encoded by the coding sequence ATGAGCGATAATAACAAGCATGTCATCATACTGGGTGCCGGGCCTGCCGGACTGGCCACGGGTCACGAGGTGTCCGCCCACGGCGGACGCGTCACCGTGCTCGAGCGCAACGACTTCGTCGGCGGCCTGTGCCGCACCGTGCATGTCGACGGCTACCGCTTCGATCTCGGCGGTCATCGCTGGTTCACCAAGAACGAGGCCCTCAACGACTGGTTCCGGCGTCTGCTGGAAGGCGAGCTGGTGGACGTCGAGCGGATCAGCAGAATCTATTACGACGGCAAGTATTTCTTCTACCCGATCCGCTTCGGCGACCTGCTGCGCAAGACCGGCCCGCTGACGATACTGCATGCGGGCTTCGCCTTCCTCTGGGCGGTGTTCCAGCAGGCCGTGCTGCCCAAACCCGTGGTGAACATGCAGCAGGCCTATTGCGCCCAGTTCGGCAGCAAGCTCTACGAGATGTTCTTCCGCCAGTACACCGAAAAGGTCTGGGGCCGCCCCTGCGAGGAACTCTCCTCGGACTGGGTATCGCAGCGCAGCAAGGGCCTGTCGATCTGGTCGGTCGTGCGCGAGGCGCTGGTCGGCAACAAGGAGCAGTTGACCAGCCTGATCGACGAGTTCATGTATCCGCGCTATGGCTACATGCGGGTACCCGAACGCATGGCCGAGGACATCACGGCACGGGGTGGCGAGATCCACCTGCAGAGTACCGTCACCCGGGTCATCTATCACGGGCCCAATGATGTGGAAGTCCGCTATCGCCGGGACGACGGCGAGCACAGCATCCGCGGCACGGATGTGGTCTCGACCATCCCGCTGGGCGTGCTGGCGCGCATCCTGGAGCCGGAATGCAACCAGCATGTCGCGGCGGTCGCCGGCAGTCTGGAGTTCCGCGATCTCATCACGGTCAACCTGAAGCTGCGCCGCCGGCAGGTCTCCCGGGACACTTGGCTCTACATCCAGGATGCGGACATCCTGTTCGGCCGCATGCACGAACCCAAGAACTGGAGTCGCGACATGGTCCCCGACGATGACCACACCTCGCTGGTGCTCGAGTGCTTCTGCAGCAAGGGCGACGGCATCTGGAACATGAGCGACGACGAGATCCAGGAACGCTGCGTGCGGGATCTGGTCGACAAGCTGAAATTCATCAACGACGACGAGGTCGAGGGCGCCAACATCATCCGCACGCGCGAGACCTACCCCATCTACGACCTGGAGTACGCGGACAAGATCGCGACCATCAATGCCTACCTCAAGCGCTTCACCGGTGTCCATATCGTGGGGCGCGGCGGGACCTTCCGCTACAACAACTCCGACCATTCCATCGAAATGGGCCTGCTGCTCGGCCAGCGGCTGCTGGGCCACAAGGTCGATCACCTGGCCGTGAACACCGAGCGCAACTACCACGAAATCAAGAGCGGCGAGGAACCGGCACGCGACAGCTACGGGAATAGCGCCACGGCGCACCAGCGCACGGGGTCGGATGCCCGCTAG
- a CDS encoding UDP-glucuronic acid decarboxylase family protein, with translation MKRILVTGGAGFLGRHLCRHLLGQGHEVICADNFFTGTKRNIVELLDNPYFEVIRHDVCFPLYIEVDEIYNLACPASPIHYQHDPVQTTKTSVHGAINMLGLAKRIHARILQASTSEVYGDPEIHPQPEDYWGNVNQIGVRSCYDEGKRCAETLFFDYFRQHRLCIKVVRIFNTYGPYMQMHDGRVVSNFIVQALQNQPITLYGDGSQTRSFCYVDDMIDGLVRMMETPDDVTGPVNMGNPGEFTIRQLAEKIIDMTGSRSELVFHPLPGDDPRQRCPDIGLARRLLDWEPRIRLEEGLVNTISYFDRLLQERSGGAAP, from the coding sequence ATGAAGCGCATCCTGGTCACGGGTGGCGCCGGGTTCCTGGGACGGCATCTGTGCCGGCACCTGCTCGGCCAGGGTCACGAGGTCATCTGCGCGGACAACTTCTTCACCGGCACGAAGCGCAATATCGTCGAACTGCTGGACAATCCCTATTTCGAGGTCATCCGGCACGACGTCTGTTTTCCGCTCTATATCGAGGTGGATGAAATCTACAACCTCGCCTGCCCTGCCAGCCCGATTCACTACCAGCACGATCCGGTGCAGACCACGAAGACCAGCGTGCACGGCGCGATCAACATGCTCGGCCTGGCCAAGCGCATCCATGCCCGGATACTGCAGGCCTCCACCAGCGAGGTCTACGGCGATCCCGAGATCCATCCGCAGCCGGAGGACTACTGGGGCAACGTCAACCAGATCGGCGTACGTTCCTGCTACGACGAGGGCAAGCGCTGCGCCGAAACCCTGTTCTTCGATTACTTCCGCCAGCACCGGCTGTGCATCAAGGTCGTGCGGATCTTCAACACCTACGGACCCTACATGCAGATGCACGACGGCCGGGTCGTGTCGAATTTCATCGTCCAGGCCCTGCAGAACCAGCCCATCACCCTGTACGGGGACGGCAGCCAGACGCGCTCGTTCTGCTACGTGGACGACATGATCGACGGCCTGGTCAGGATGATGGAGACGCCCGACGACGTCACCGGACCGGTGAACATGGGCAATCCCGGGGAATTCACCATCCGGCAACTGGCCGAGAAGATCATCGACATGACCGGCTCGCGCTCGGAGCTGGTCTTCCACCCGTTGCCGGGAGACGACCCGCGGCAGCGTTGTCCGGACATCGGCCTGGCCAGGCGCCTGCTGGACTGGGAGCCGCGGATCCGGCTCGAGGAAGGCCTGGTGAACACGATCAGCTACTTCGACCGCCTGCTGCAGGAGCGCAGCGGCGGGGCGGCGCCCTAG
- a CDS encoding putative capsular polysaccharide synthesis family protein, with translation MHLNRRWLDRRVYEYFAVTVAPWFNWRHPVLIYQMGKVGSSSIRNSLFRRQHPGLRPVLMSHEYFPIRTRDPERTPVEPQYRQALLREIEHDRRVFQQFPLRKRLGWRFRERCYAEQIYRTWVRSRYPLRVITLVREPVANNVSMFFQIIDQYLGTDLAHADCSIDALIDVFIAQYTHSRPLTWLDAEVKTHFGIDVFEHPFPVEQGYTVINRDRISLLVLRVELDDRVKAQAIGDFLGLDNFELVRSNVASQKSYAAQYAQFRDRVRLPAALLEQMYESRYARHFYSAAERAAFRARWSGASGPA, from the coding sequence GTGCACCTGAACAGACGGTGGCTCGACCGCCGCGTCTACGAGTATTTCGCGGTCACGGTCGCGCCCTGGTTCAACTGGCGGCATCCCGTGCTCATCTACCAGATGGGCAAGGTAGGCTCGTCCTCCATCCGTAATTCGCTGTTTCGCCGCCAGCACCCGGGACTGCGGCCGGTGCTGATGAGCCACGAGTACTTTCCGATCAGGACTCGCGATCCGGAGCGGACCCCCGTCGAGCCGCAGTACCGCCAGGCCTTGCTGCGGGAGATCGAGCATGACCGCCGTGTCTTCCAGCAATTTCCGCTGCGCAAGCGGCTGGGCTGGCGCTTTCGGGAGCGCTGCTACGCGGAACAGATCTACCGGACCTGGGTGCGTTCGCGCTACCCGCTGCGGGTGATCACCCTGGTGCGCGAGCCGGTCGCCAACAATGTCTCGATGTTCTTCCAGATCATCGACCAGTACCTCGGGACGGACCTCGCGCACGCGGACTGCAGCATCGACGCGCTGATCGACGTCTTCATCGCGCAGTACACGCACTCGCGGCCGCTGACCTGGCTGGACGCCGAGGTCAAGACCCACTTCGGCATCGACGTGTTCGAGCACCCGTTCCCCGTGGAGCAGGGCTACACGGTCATCAACCGCGACCGGATCAGCCTGCTGGTGCTGCGCGTGGAGCTCGATGACCGGGTGAAGGCACAAGCCATAGGGGACTTCCTCGGGCTCGACAATTTCGAACTGGTGCGCAGCAATGTCGCCAGCCAGAAGAGTTATGCCGCGCAATATGCGCAATTCCGGGACCGCGTCCGGCTGCCTGCGGCACTGCTCGAACAGATGTACGAATCCCGCTATGCCCGGCATTTCTATTCCGCCGCGGAGCGGGCCGCGTTCCGCGCGCGCTGGTCCGGCGCGTCCGGGCCGGCATGA